The DNA sequence CTCTTCAACTAGTGTGTATCTCATGCATCATCGTTCATTCCCATGCCCTAAATTCTCATTCCTCCTCTTTAatttcctctcttcttcttcttctgccttAGTTAATTAACAAGCTAGCTAATTAGGGCAAAACACTGGATTATTCTACCTCTCTCTTCAGTGGATGTGTTTCTTTGCTTTGCTTTTCAAACATAGATAGTATATAGGGTTTGAAAAAACAGAATGGAACTTTCGAGTCAAGAAGGAGATATACCAATCGCAGTAAACACCACCGCCAATTATGGTGGCAATGGCCATGGCGCCCACATCAACATTCACCACACCCAAAACCCTTCCAATGGCTCCTCTATGCACCCGCTCGACAATGGACCCTACAATAGCAagcaggaggaggaagaggaggaggaggtggtggtgccGCTCGTCAGGTACAGAGAGTGCCTCAAGAACCATGCCGCCGCCATGGGAGGAAATGCCACCGACGGTTGTGGCGAGTTCATGCCAAGCGGAGACCACGGAACCATGGAAGCCCTCACCTGCTCCGCCTGCCGCTGCCACAGAAACTTCCACCGAAAGGAAATCCAAGGGGAGCCCTCAGCCCCACCCCCGCCCTTGCTGGagtaccaccaccaccacttcaACACCGCCACCAGGCACCTCGCCGCTTCTAGAAAGTTCCTTCACAAGAACatgcaccatcatcatcatctcgGTTACCCTACTGCCGGCGGCGGTAACATCCTTCCGTCGAGAACGGTGCCCCCGGCGCAGATGATAATGCCCTACAACATAGGCCCCATGCCGTCGTCGGAGCACTCGGACGAGCAGGACGAGCGGGTGAAGAAGAAGCGGTTCAGGACAAAGTTCAGCCAGGAGCAGAAGGAGAAGATGCTGGCTTTTGCGGAGAAGGTTGGTTGGAAGATTCAGAAGCAAGAAGACTCGGTTGTTCAGAACTTCTGCAACGAGATTGGAGTCAAACGCAGAGTCCTCAAGGTTTGGATGCATAACAATAAACACAACCTCGCTAAAAAAAACCTTCTCATCATTCCCCCATCCTCTTCTACTTAATTCTTTCTTAACCCTTCTTCTATTATAATTAACTCTAtattctactactactactactactacgtctctttaaatattataatatttaaaataacatcCTTAGTTTTTCTGTTATCGTTCTCATCATGTATGTCTAGTTTaggaatttaatttcttttactgTTTCTGGGTggtgttttaatttgtttatgtCCTCATCAAAGCCCCTTGTTATTAGGTGATGAAGACATACATGGAGTTAATATTATTAGAGCCTGATGGATGAGATACTGTGTGCGTTTATTAAACaagatttatttatatatacaggGCCTTTAATTAATTTGCTTATTACTACTTTACATATGTTTCACCTACCTTAGCTTATACTATCTAATGCTACTGTGTTTCTGCTAGTTATTAACTAGATATTTCACAAGTCTTTAATAATAAAGCCATGAACAAATTATTGGATAATGGATAAGTAAGCAGT is a window from the Arachis hypogaea cultivar Tifrunner chromosome 1, arahy.Tifrunner.gnm2.J5K5, whole genome shotgun sequence genome containing:
- the LOC112706878 gene encoding zinc-finger homeodomain protein 4, which encodes MELSSQEGDIPIAVNTTANYGGNGHGAHINIHHTQNPSNGSSMHPLDNGPYNSKQEEEEEEEVVVPLVRYRECLKNHAAAMGGNATDGCGEFMPSGDHGTMEALTCSACRCHRNFHRKEIQGEPSAPPPPLLEYHHHHFNTATRHLAASRKFLHKNMHHHHHLGYPTAGGGNILPSRTVPPAQMIMPYNIGPMPSSEHSDEQDERVKKKRFRTKFSQEQKEKMLAFAEKVGWKIQKQEDSVVQNFCNEIGVKRRVLKVWMHNNKHNLAKKNLLIIPPSSST